One genomic region from Leptospira tipperaryensis encodes:
- a CDS encoding RHS repeat-associated core domain-containing protein yields the protein MKFNLQTINRKFIVRCSLLLLIAFSSIASFPLLLMFSSSGPSPETEIPQPLPEVEVDSFGNANLSISIPFPKGTKNLTPSISLEYNSLQNEGLVGGGWDLSGIMTISLNPSKGIHNDGSDSYISFAGDLVQTSPGIFHSKLESFFQFKKFADTWTAQDRNGVTYFFGEDTSTENPNSNATIRNLSGKSRIWSLNRVQDLQGNGYIIKYQPYSSVNGTPIPERISYNQGNTVILFEDEDRSDAVESNFLNIQAKLTKRLKTITVNQRQDDGSIAEAEKYTLNYNSNSFDKKDRLVGLDRKNYAPLTFNYNNLLNSSSTSTSKSSPSAIDMSYRFENTSLKPDCDFAALVCACSANPTCMAVSGGFAGLACAGYVNSIGDMCTNGIVGSQTFLATFDPGKPPEPVWISGIIKENRLVRYDSSNPGLVTPVATKKFNLNEKSKVLQGDIDGDLATDFVVLENDNTKASLRLSLSDGEFALSDIVVNLPTNPNAFQGLVDLNADGKSDLIQTDASNNFLIYLAVGGSLSTNPITLSIPGIGSSFRQFVDMDGNGIADFVRLSDNPDGSKNLNISYLSFSSGVFSVRANSSVHIGIPGNEGDRFLADSNGDGYLDLITYSIDTLYVYLSDGHTLQSPLSFPVSYATPYIEASSSGANGKRYSMRDINWDGVLDRISLINNGFQIDLFNPNTGSFDSSFQVSNDGSQVAQFDINWDGNIDSISFYTFFFNGTGFHVKNGTDDSNTDVVFDYSETVPVPPNPALLAADRDAMYSNFVNTKTFADADGDGKADFIRFSNGKIYISYSRSKNNSLFYSNGGDSSFSSPSFSMAVDTNQDGRIDFIGFRATIRDLVVPTLWNNLPTFERNTFAHSNAMNIDFIEPVYSNKISHGLLTDVLGTQEKGIQISYANTFDVSNPSVTNAVNINSVGAFLKPNLSPYSVATNVYTQVANGLGESELYVYEDSRIYVKDQDNRSMMGFAKVTSAETLSGKKNVCFYQGTNPNFVGIETGKDEYLNNRLMSSTVSTFTSLTSSFGTVNVRKTQDVSTQYQNGILLSSSQTNYTYDLYNNILSKVTQIDSDPSLTLREDAIYNSSLSDWVLSEVIQQSKSQGGVLSSQLEFSYSNHLLSDKKTLVKAGTTQYSIQSFLAYDSFGNPTSIRDPNGNLSTLEYDLVTNSYVTKVVNSLGHQTNKTYDYVFGKELTLTDENGNTSQKLYDFYGREIGTKYPGETNWSEVVDYIQTGSPSGEKVKKTIYDPKTGDTYTQETNDAFGRTVKTERLVADAIVFTQDTAYNSNGTIISKNEPYPGTVPFITTNYTYDIENKVIKVSDTSGKISDISYSAFNVTTLTSVSGTLVETLLETKNQLGQLVLKTKNGKSIGYSYNSQGIANKITDPEGKNIIFSYDLMGNKFSQTTPDTGTTTFVNSPTGKVLQQTNANGYSTVYQYDNIDRLIRITGTHSSGATQNVQLTYDEPASINGKGRLTSVIDMIGKVEFQYDARGNQNKIKKTLNQEDLSLIFLKDYDFGNRPTAITYPDGTVIHNQYTVGGYLTSVTMDTADGSSAGHSVVNYTGPLVENGKYKVLRGVGNGVQTSIYFDPIFRRPTEIISAFDTDVYESLKYEYDLAQNITKIEDLRNPSRTQIFQYDQFNRVTNSAGKYGSEDYQYSDAGNLIKKGGNIYSYNGSNVHAVTRITSPQGTQLYSYDSSGLMTNRDGDTLEYNPMGKLQRILTKDGEVMTFDYDYKGSRIRKSKQSDASSVVSIDGLYEISFRPGFTPIHTVYIKGLEDEIVSQIGLQNVNLLTDAHFSSKETEIASAVMSPKESICKGIAIDCFQYYKNRFLNEKNMPTALSWIFDIRDGKIGNRFRLGVMALFGICVISFVGMVLYGTPTFKNLKPTQAGVTPVLILSVFMSFNFFSCGLLPGTGNKNGDPPWIALPSTIPVDTPSVSNPGVGGGSNPGGSPVPGMIFFHPNHLGSITMATNGAGKPISGGSATGTSFVSYKPYGEILRTDSYGPDAFRYKYAGQEEDKETGLLFYKSRYYDPTVGRFLQSDSVVDTESLVGSNLFMFVDGNPLQYNDPTGNNAWIHMFNRIIGHMLGKDFGSKNIDKKLSTSGISKGLSGGMFGSNSFFRHFENKKLGQLVGSGKAKNWIKENINSSKVSAIFAKSLGCSNTTYNPLCSTFEKMLGPRDACVKAREVGKDARDKIGNGMTIIGAYAGILGYELLGAFLIMIDVGTLINATMRCRGDSGPML from the coding sequence ATGAAATTCAATCTCCAAACTATTAACCGTAAATTCATCGTTAGATGTTCTCTCCTCCTTTTAATTGCCTTTTCAAGTATCGCATCTTTTCCATTATTACTAATGTTTTCCTCTTCGGGTCCGTCACCCGAAACCGAAATTCCTCAGCCACTTCCTGAGGTTGAAGTTGATTCGTTCGGTAATGCGAACCTTTCCATTTCGATTCCTTTTCCTAAAGGTACAAAGAACCTAACCCCGTCTATTTCACTTGAGTATAATTCGTTGCAGAATGAAGGATTGGTTGGAGGAGGATGGGATCTATCCGGGATCATGACGATCTCATTAAATCCATCAAAAGGGATTCACAACGACGGAAGCGATTCTTATATTAGCTTTGCTGGCGATTTGGTCCAAACCTCTCCAGGCATATTTCATTCTAAATTAGAATCCTTTTTTCAGTTTAAGAAATTCGCCGATACTTGGACGGCTCAAGATCGAAATGGAGTTACCTACTTTTTTGGTGAAGATACTTCTACAGAAAATCCAAACTCTAATGCGACAATTCGAAATCTAAGTGGAAAATCCAGAATTTGGTCATTGAATCGTGTTCAAGATTTGCAGGGAAATGGATACATTATTAAATACCAGCCTTATAGTTCTGTGAATGGAACGCCGATTCCAGAAAGAATTTCATACAATCAAGGAAATACAGTTATTTTATTTGAAGATGAAGATCGAAGTGATGCCGTCGAATCTAATTTTTTAAATATTCAAGCTAAACTTACGAAACGTCTTAAAACAATTACAGTAAATCAAAGGCAAGACGATGGAAGTATCGCCGAAGCAGAAAAATACACCTTAAATTATAATTCCAATTCTTTTGATAAAAAAGATAGACTCGTTGGATTAGATCGCAAAAACTACGCGCCTTTAACATTCAATTATAATAATTTACTAAACTCTAGTTCAACTTCTACTTCAAAATCATCGCCATCTGCCATTGATATGAGCTATCGTTTTGAAAATACTTCTTTAAAGCCGGATTGTGATTTTGCAGCTTTAGTTTGTGCCTGTTCCGCGAATCCAACTTGTATGGCTGTTTCTGGCGGATTTGCAGGTTTAGCTTGTGCAGGATATGTAAATTCGATCGGCGATATGTGTACGAACGGTATTGTAGGTTCTCAAACCTTCCTTGCAACGTTTGATCCCGGTAAACCTCCTGAGCCTGTATGGATTTCTGGAATAATAAAAGAAAATCGGCTGGTTAGATATGATAGTTCTAATCCAGGTTTAGTAACACCTGTTGCTACTAAAAAATTCAATTTGAATGAGAAATCTAAAGTTTTGCAAGGAGATATAGATGGCGATCTTGCAACTGACTTTGTTGTATTAGAAAATGACAATACGAAAGCGTCATTGAGACTTTCACTTTCCGATGGGGAATTCGCTCTTTCCGACATTGTAGTAAATTTGCCAACAAATCCAAATGCTTTTCAAGGCTTAGTAGATTTGAATGCAGATGGGAAAAGCGATCTAATACAGACCGACGCATCTAATAATTTCTTAATTTATTTAGCGGTTGGCGGATCTTTAAGCACAAATCCAATTACTTTGAGTATTCCAGGAATCGGTTCTTCATTTCGTCAATTTGTAGATATGGATGGAAATGGAATCGCAGATTTCGTAAGGCTGTCGGATAATCCGGATGGAAGTAAAAATCTAAATATCTCATACCTCAGTTTCAGTAGTGGAGTTTTTTCAGTCCGGGCAAATAGCTCCGTGCACATTGGAATACCTGGCAATGAAGGAGATCGTTTCCTTGCAGATTCAAATGGAGATGGTTATTTAGATCTAATTACATATTCTATCGATACTCTTTATGTGTATTTATCTGACGGACATACTCTTCAATCCCCTTTGAGTTTTCCTGTGAGTTATGCAACACCGTATATTGAAGCATCCAGTAGCGGCGCGAACGGTAAACGTTATTCAATGCGTGATATAAATTGGGATGGGGTGTTAGATAGAATTTCTCTGATCAATAATGGCTTTCAAATTGATCTCTTCAATCCAAATACAGGTTCCTTTGACTCATCTTTTCAGGTCTCCAATGACGGATCTCAGGTTGCTCAATTTGATATAAACTGGGATGGAAATATAGATTCTATTTCGTTTTATACGTTCTTTTTTAATGGGACCGGATTTCACGTTAAGAATGGCACAGATGATAGTAATACGGATGTAGTTTTTGATTACAGCGAAACGGTGCCGGTTCCTCCAAATCCTGCTTTGCTTGCAGCGGACAGGGATGCAATGTACAGCAATTTTGTGAATACAAAAACTTTCGCAGATGCCGATGGAGATGGGAAAGCAGATTTCATTCGATTCTCGAATGGAAAAATCTATATTTCTTATTCTCGGAGTAAAAATAATAGTTTGTTTTATTCAAATGGAGGAGACTCCAGCTTTTCTTCTCCTTCCTTCTCAATGGCAGTCGATACAAATCAAGATGGTCGGATAGATTTTATTGGGTTTCGTGCCACAATCCGAGATTTGGTTGTTCCGACGCTATGGAATAATCTTCCTACGTTTGAAAGAAATACTTTTGCCCACAGTAACGCGATGAATATCGATTTTATCGAACCAGTATATTCCAATAAAATTTCTCACGGTCTGCTTACGGATGTTCTGGGAACACAAGAAAAGGGAATCCAAATTAGCTACGCAAATACTTTTGATGTCTCAAACCCAAGTGTTACAAATGCGGTAAATATTAATTCAGTAGGAGCGTTTCTAAAACCAAATTTAAGTCCATATTCGGTTGCTACAAATGTATATACACAAGTTGCAAATGGATTAGGAGAATCTGAATTGTATGTATATGAAGATTCACGGATTTATGTAAAGGATCAGGACAATCGAAGCATGATGGGATTCGCGAAAGTGACTTCTGCGGAAACTTTATCGGGTAAGAAAAATGTCTGCTTCTATCAAGGCACTAATCCAAATTTTGTTGGCATTGAGACCGGGAAAGATGAATATTTGAACAATCGTTTGATGTCATCTACCGTTTCAACTTTTACTTCTTTGACTAGCTCCTTTGGAACGGTAAATGTACGAAAAACTCAGGATGTTTCAACGCAGTATCAAAACGGTATTCTCCTTTCGAGTTCTCAAACGAATTATACTTATGATCTATATAACAATATCCTCTCAAAAGTAACTCAAATTGATTCTGATCCTTCTTTAACTCTGCGTGAGGATGCGATTTATAACTCATCGTTATCGGATTGGGTCTTATCGGAAGTAATTCAACAGAGCAAGTCTCAGGGTGGGGTTTTAAGTTCTCAATTAGAATTTTCTTATTCGAATCATTTGCTATCGGATAAGAAGACTCTGGTTAAAGCAGGAACAACTCAGTATTCTATTCAATCATTTCTCGCTTATGATTCTTTTGGAAATCCAACTTCAATACGAGATCCGAATGGAAATCTTTCAACGCTGGAATATGATTTAGTAACGAATAGCTATGTTACGAAAGTTGTGAATTCGCTTGGTCATCAGACAAATAAAACTTATGATTACGTCTTTGGAAAGGAACTTACTTTAACGGATGAAAATGGGAATACTTCTCAAAAACTTTATGATTTCTATGGTCGAGAGATTGGAACAAAATATCCTGGAGAAACCAATTGGTCCGAAGTCGTCGATTATATTCAAACAGGGAGTCCGTCCGGAGAGAAAGTTAAAAAGACAATTTATGATCCGAAAACCGGAGATACGTATACTCAGGAAACTAATGATGCATTTGGTAGAACTGTAAAGACTGAAAGACTCGTAGCAGATGCGATCGTCTTTACTCAGGATACTGCATACAACTCAAATGGAACAATAATCAGTAAAAATGAGCCTTACCCAGGCACGGTTCCTTTTATAACGACAAATTACACCTATGATATTGAAAATAAAGTAATCAAAGTTTCTGATACTTCTGGTAAAATAAGTGATATTAGCTATTCGGCATTCAATGTAACGACGCTTACGAGCGTTAGCGGAACTCTGGTTGAAACTCTTTTGGAGACCAAGAACCAGTTGGGACAGCTTGTCTTGAAGACAAAGAATGGCAAATCAATCGGATATTCCTATAATTCCCAAGGAATCGCAAATAAAATAACAGATCCGGAAGGTAAGAATATAATTTTTTCATATGATCTTATGGGAAATAAGTTTAGTCAGACTACGCCCGATACTGGTACGACAACGTTTGTCAATTCTCCTACAGGTAAGGTGTTACAACAGACCAATGCAAATGGATATAGTACAGTCTATCAATATGATAATATCGATAGACTGATCAGAATAACCGGGACTCACTCCAGTGGAGCGACGCAGAATGTCCAGCTTACATATGATGAGCCAGCCTCTATAAACGGAAAAGGTAGGCTGACTTCTGTCATTGACATGATCGGTAAAGTGGAATTTCAATATGATGCAAGAGGAAATCAGAATAAGATTAAGAAAACCTTAAACCAAGAGGACCTTTCTTTGATTTTCTTAAAAGATTACGATTTTGGAAATCGACCTACTGCTATTACATATCCCGACGGAACTGTGATTCATAACCAATATACGGTTGGAGGTTACTTAACTTCAGTTACGATGGATACAGCTGATGGGAGTAGCGCTGGTCATTCGGTAGTAAATTACACTGGCCCCTTGGTAGAAAATGGGAAGTATAAAGTTTTACGGGGTGTCGGAAATGGAGTTCAAACTAGTATTTACTTCGATCCTATCTTTAGAAGACCAACTGAAATCATTAGTGCATTCGATACGGATGTTTATGAAAGTTTAAAGTATGAATACGATTTGGCGCAAAATATTACCAAAATCGAGGATTTAAGAAATCCAAGTAGAACTCAGATTTTCCAATATGATCAATTCAATCGAGTTACCAACTCAGCTGGGAAATATGGAAGCGAGGACTATCAATACTCTGATGCTGGGAATTTAATTAAGAAAGGTGGGAATATTTACTCTTATAATGGGAGCAACGTGCATGCAGTTACTCGGATAACCTCTCCACAGGGAACTCAACTCTATTCCTATGATAGTTCCGGTTTGATGACCAATCGAGACGGAGATACTTTGGAATATAACCCTATGGGAAAACTTCAAAGGATTCTAACAAAAGATGGGGAAGTGATGACCTTTGACTATGATTACAAGGGTTCAAGAATTCGAAAAAGTAAACAATCCGATGCATCAAGTGTCGTTAGTATTGATGGTTTGTATGAAATTAGTTTCCGTCCCGGTTTTACACCAATTCATACAGTTTATATCAAAGGCTTGGAAGATGAAATTGTTTCTCAGATTGGTCTCCAGAATGTAAATCTTTTGACAGACGCACATTTCTCTTCGAAAGAAACTGAGATAGCTTCTGCTGTTATGAGCCCAAAAGAATCTATTTGCAAAGGTATCGCTATTGATTGTTTTCAGTATTATAAAAATCGATTTTTAAACGAAAAAAATATGCCGACCGCCTTGAGCTGGATTTTCGATATTCGAGATGGCAAAATTGGAAATAGATTCCGTCTCGGCGTAATGGCCTTATTCGGAATTTGTGTGATTAGCTTTGTTGGAATGGTTCTCTACGGAACACCTACGTTTAAAAATCTAAAACCGACACAAGCGGGAGTGACGCCTGTCTTAATACTAAGCGTCTTTATGAGTTTTAATTTCTTTTCTTGTGGACTTCTTCCCGGAACTGGCAATAAGAATGGAGATCCTCCTTGGATAGCTTTACCTTCGACGATTCCAGTTGACACTCCATCTGTCTCCAATCCCGGCGTAGGTGGAGGTTCTAACCCAGGTGGAAGCCCGGTTCCCGGAATGATTTTCTTTCACCCGAACCATTTGGGTTCTATAACAATGGCAACAAATGGAGCAGGAAAACCTATTTCAGGTGGCTCGGCGACTGGAACAAGCTTTGTCTCTTACAAACCTTATGGTGAAATTTTAAGAACTGATTCTTATGGTCCAGATGCTTTCCGTTACAAATATGCAGGGCAAGAAGAAGATAAAGAAACAGGCTTACTGTTCTATAAATCGAGATATTATGATCCGACTGTGGGTCGATTCTTGCAATCGGATTCAGTAGTGGACACGGAGTCTTTGGTTGGTAGTAATCTATTTATGTTTGTGGATGGGAATCCATTGCAATATAATGATCCGACTGGAAACAATGCCTGGATTCATATGTTTAATCGAATAATTGGTCATATGTTAGGCAAAGATTTTGGCTCGAAAAACATAGATAAAAAACTTAGCACTAGTGGGATTTCTAAAGGGTTGAGCGGGGGGATGTTTGGCTCAAATTCATTCTTCCGTCATTTTGAAAATAAGAAACTTGGTCAATTGGTTGGTTCTGGAAAAGCTAAGAATTGGATAAAAGAAAATATTAATTCATCTAAAGTTTCCGCAATATTTGCGAAATCATTAGGGTGCTCAAATACAACTTATAATCCATTATGTTCAACGTTTGAAAAGATGTTAGGACCGCGTGATGCATGTGTTAAAGCCCGAGAAGTTGGAAAGGATGCAAGAGATAAAATCGGTAACGGAATGACTATTATCGGAGCCTATGCTGGGATTTTAGGATATGAACTCCTTGGCGCGTTCCTCATCATGATAGATGTCGGTACTTTGATAAATGCAACTATGAGATGTCGCGGAGATTCAGGTCCAATGCTGTGA